A window of the Synechococcus sp. JA-3-3Ab genome harbors these coding sequences:
- the rplQ gene encoding 50S ribosomal protein L17, translating to MRHRRRTPHLNKPADQRKALMRALTTALLREGRITTTKARAKAIRATTEKMITLAKDGSLAARRQALAYIYDKELVRSLFEQAPERYRDRPGGYTRILRTVRRRGDGAEMAVIELV from the coding sequence ATGCGTCACCGCCGTCGTACCCCTCACCTCAACAAGCCCGCCGACCAGCGCAAGGCCCTGATGCGGGCGCTGACCACGGCCCTGCTGCGGGAAGGGCGGATCACGACCACCAAAGCCCGCGCCAAAGCCATTCGCGCCACCACTGAGAAAATGATCACCCTGGCCAAGGACGGCTCTCTGGCAGCGCGGCGGCAGGCCCTGGCCTACATCTATGACAAGGAGCTGGTGCGCTCCCTGTTTGAGCAAGCGCCGGAGCGCTACCGCGATCGGCCTGGGGGCTACACCCGCATCCTGCGCACGGTGCGTCGACGGGGCGACGGGGCAGAAATGGCGGTCATCGAGTTGGTGTAG
- a CDS encoding carboxypeptidase regulatory-like domain-containing protein: MRWQWLVVLMSGVLGLGSPVLGQGIPSPETGSPASGGNLSADGNELRTEGDWLLPLPSSADCLDAVPERGWLAVGLLEAQAVALLDGASGDPLWQVAVGFAPGVVRVDAARQVVYAAGPHAPGVVGLDLLTGELLQAYGLPAGVLDMAVDAARGRVFASLPAAQSLAVIPAPNRQRHGSEPPQARNLPLPGPPLALAYAPERGSLFVGLAGEDPLSLLVVNPDNGELLARWRGGNTPEAMVLDAQQQRLVVLNSGSQDLTVLDLDRSGEALQRIGLDWRPTRLALSPDGRWAYVTSRNSDRLQIVDLEAGRLAASLRLEGQPTGLVRLGDRDLWVVAAGIPALRRLVDIEAQVGERETEAQIPSSGNRGVVTGRVLDIAGQPVQTGVLRLAATSTQPQQTVRIAADGTYVLPELPAGLYLVDVEVPGFPPTSTQVEVRAGFVSSQDIRLPPGQPARQPEGIGLLPDEPVYSDELARHLSLALKELQPQRPVILLKGPLGPDPRFEPLLPLVQDLTLLDRDERYTADLAKLKAVGDALGLRYILLTHLQISRDYNRQGSPLLNTALRFLAPTVPVEIPNFTPNQLRSRGVVVVVDLQRDRPGDRARYYEAYGRDDVGGDPLFEDAAAGLFRLQVRNMVPVFIQQWQANNPFAG; encoded by the coding sequence ATGCGCTGGCAATGGCTGGTTGTGCTGATGAGCGGCGTGCTGGGCTTGGGATCCCCCGTGTTGGGGCAAGGGATCCCTTCGCCGGAAACAGGCTCTCCCGCTTCTGGGGGGAACCTCTCGGCGGACGGGAATGAACTGAGGACAGAGGGGGATTGGCTGTTGCCCTTGCCCAGCTCTGCCGATTGCCTCGATGCGGTGCCGGAGCGGGGCTGGCTGGCGGTGGGACTGTTGGAAGCGCAGGCAGTGGCGCTGCTGGATGGGGCGAGCGGGGATCCCTTGTGGCAGGTGGCGGTGGGGTTTGCCCCCGGCGTGGTGCGGGTGGATGCGGCACGGCAGGTGGTCTATGCCGCCGGCCCCCATGCTCCTGGGGTGGTGGGCCTCGATCTGCTCACCGGAGAGCTGCTGCAGGCCTACGGGCTGCCGGCGGGGGTTCTGGACATGGCTGTGGATGCGGCCAGGGGGCGGGTTTTCGCCTCCCTGCCCGCCGCCCAAAGCTTGGCGGTGATTCCCGCTCCGAACCGCCAACGGCATGGATCGGAGCCGCCGCAGGCCCGCAACTTGCCGCTGCCGGGGCCACCTTTGGCTTTGGCCTATGCCCCAGAGCGGGGATCCCTGTTTGTCGGCCTGGCTGGGGAGGATCCCCTCAGCCTGCTGGTGGTCAACCCCGACAATGGAGAGCTGCTGGCCCGCTGGCGCGGCGGCAACACGCCGGAAGCCATGGTCCTAGATGCGCAACAGCAGCGCCTGGTGGTGCTCAACTCGGGCAGCCAAGATCTGACGGTGCTGGATCTGGATCGCAGCGGCGAGGCTCTGCAGCGGATTGGCTTGGATTGGCGACCGACGCGGCTGGCCCTTTCTCCCGATGGCCGCTGGGCCTACGTGACCTCCCGCAACAGCGACCGCCTGCAAATCGTGGATCTGGAGGCGGGGCGATTGGCCGCCTCGCTGCGGCTGGAGGGGCAGCCAACGGGTCTGGTGAGGCTGGGCGATCGGGATCTGTGGGTGGTGGCGGCAGGGATCCCGGCTTTGCGGCGTCTGGTGGATATTGAGGCTCAAGTTGGCGAGCGCGAGACCGAGGCCCAGATCCCCTCTTCAGGCAACCGCGGGGTGGTGACGGGGCGGGTGCTGGACATTGCCGGCCAACCCGTCCAGACGGGGGTTTTGCGCCTGGCCGCCACCTCTACCCAACCCCAGCAGACGGTTCGCATCGCCGCCGACGGCACCTATGTCCTGCCGGAACTGCCGGCGGGGCTGTACCTGGTGGATGTGGAGGTGCCGGGGTTTCCGCCCACCAGCACCCAGGTGGAGGTGCGGGCCGGTTTTGTATCCAGCCAAGATATTCGCCTGCCGCCGGGGCAGCCGGCCCGCCAGCCGGAGGGCATTGGCCTGTTGCCGGATGAGCCGGTTTACTCGGATGAGCTGGCCCGCCACCTCAGCCTGGCCCTGAAGGAGTTACAGCCGCAGCGACCCGTGATCCTCCTCAAGGGGCCACTGGGGCCGGATCCCCGCTTTGAGCCGCTTTTGCCCCTCGTCCAGGATCTGACACTCTTGGATCGGGATGAGCGCTACACCGCCGACTTGGCCAAGCTGAAGGCCGTTGGCGATGCCCTGGGCTTGCGCTACATCCTCTTGACTCACCTGCAGATCTCGCGGGATTACAACCGCCAGGGCAGCCCGCTGCTGAATACGGCCTTGCGCTTTCTGGCGCCGACGGTGCCGGTGGAAATTCCCAATTTCACCCCCAACCAGTTGCGCAGCCGCGGGGTGGTGGTGGTGGTGGACTTGCAGCGGGATCGACCGGGGGATCGGGCTCGCTACTACGAGGCCTATGGCCGGGACGACGTGGGCGGGGATCCGCTGTTTGAAGATGCGGCGGCGGGCCTGTTTCGGCTGCAGGTGCGCAACATGGTGCCCGTCTTTATCCAACAATGGCAGGCCAACAATCCCTTTGCGGGGTGA
- the rpsM gene encoding 30S ribosomal protein S13 → MARIAGVDIPRDKRVEIALTYIYGIGLTRSRQILAKTGINPDTRTRDLTDAEVAALRAVVEGEYQVEGDLRRQEAMNIKRLIDIGTYRGRRHRLNLPVRGQRTRTNARTRKGVRKTVAGKKKAPAKK, encoded by the coding sequence ATGGCACGGATTGCGGGAGTTGACATCCCACGCGACAAGCGAGTCGAGATCGCCCTCACCTACATCTACGGCATTGGGCTGACCCGCTCCCGCCAAATTTTGGCGAAGACCGGCATCAACCCCGATACCCGCACCCGCGACCTTACCGACGCCGAGGTGGCCGCCTTGAGGGCAGTGGTAGAAGGCGAGTACCAGGTGGAGGGAGATCTGCGCCGGCAGGAGGCGATGAACATTAAGCGGCTGATCGACATCGGCACCTATCGGGGCCGCCGCCATCGTCTGAACCTGCCTGTGCGTGGCCAGCGCACCCGCACCAACGCCCGCACCCGCAAGGGGGTCAGGAAGACGGTGGCCGGCAAGAAGAAAGCTCCCGCCAAGAAGTAG
- the rplM gene encoding 50S ribosomal protein L13 gives MNTTPVPPPETLTPRWYLVDAANQRLGRLAVVVAKLLRGKHKPNFTPHLDTGDYVIVINAEKVVVTGKKRTQKLYRRHSGRPGGMKVETFAQLQARLPERVIEKAVKGMLPHTRLGRRQFTKLKVYAGPHHPHEAQQPQVYPIHTIPGAKV, from the coding sequence ATGAACACAACTCCCGTTCCTCCCCCCGAAACTCTAACCCCTCGCTGGTATCTGGTGGACGCTGCCAACCAGCGCCTCGGCCGCTTGGCCGTGGTTGTGGCCAAGCTCCTGCGGGGCAAGCACAAACCCAACTTCACCCCTCACCTGGATACGGGGGACTACGTGATCGTGATCAACGCCGAGAAAGTGGTGGTCACCGGCAAAAAGCGCACCCAAAAGCTCTACCGCCGCCACTCTGGCCGTCCCGGCGGCATGAAAGTCGAGACTTTTGCCCAACTGCAAGCTCGCCTGCCGGAGCGGGTGATTGAGAAAGCAGTGAAGGGGATGTTGCCCCACACCCGCCTGGGCCGGCGGCAATTCACCAAGCTAAAAGTGTACGCCGGGCCCCACCACCCCCACGAGGCCCAGCAACCTCAGGTTTACCCCATCCACACGATCCCAGGAGCCAAAGTATGA
- the truA gene encoding tRNA pseudouridine(38-40) synthase TruA, producing MQSRRIALKIQYLGSGFRGWQRQAGHRTVQGVLEEAIALRAGHPVALYGAGRTDTGVHASGQVAHFDTTSGIPPTEWARVLNDCLPEDVVVLASAQVPDFWHARFSARWRRYRYLILNRELPDVFWRLFSWQVRWPLQVEPMAEALNSLLGEHSLEAFRRRGSDRPHSRVQVQEVLCQRLGDLISIEVQASGFLYRMMRLLVGSLEVVGRGEISPQQFVHLWQHNDWSRMRTRYSAPPQGLCLVDVGYAGDPFGRRFAHSPPFWALPLQGLPKTPDWSAALCVSSLA from the coding sequence ATGCAGAGCCGTCGCATTGCCCTGAAAATTCAGTACCTCGGCAGCGGCTTTCGCGGCTGGCAGCGGCAAGCGGGCCACCGCACCGTGCAAGGGGTACTGGAGGAGGCGATTGCGTTGCGGGCCGGGCACCCGGTGGCCCTCTACGGGGCAGGTCGCACCGATACGGGGGTTCATGCCTCGGGCCAGGTGGCCCACTTCGACACCACCTCTGGCATCCCGCCGACGGAGTGGGCGCGGGTGCTCAACGACTGTCTGCCGGAAGATGTGGTGGTATTGGCTTCCGCTCAGGTGCCCGATTTCTGGCATGCCCGCTTTTCGGCTCGCTGGCGCCGCTATCGCTACTTGATCCTGAACCGGGAGCTGCCGGATGTGTTCTGGCGCCTCTTTAGCTGGCAGGTGCGCTGGCCTTTGCAGGTGGAGCCGATGGCGGAGGCCCTCAACTCTCTTCTGGGCGAGCACAGCCTAGAAGCCTTTCGCCGCCGGGGATCCGACCGGCCCCACTCGCGGGTGCAGGTGCAGGAGGTGCTCTGCCAGCGGCTGGGGGATCTCATCAGCATCGAGGTGCAGGCCAGCGGCTTTCTCTACCGCATGATGCGGCTGCTGGTGGGATCCCTGGAGGTGGTGGGCCGTGGCGAGATCAGCCCACAACAATTTGTCCACCTCTGGCAACACAACGACTGGAGCCGGATGCGCACCCGCTACAGCGCCCCTCCGCAAGGGCTGTGCCTGGTGGATGTGGGCTATGCTGGGGATCCCTTTGGCCGCCGCTTCGCTCACTCGCCGCCCTTTTGGGCCTTGCCCCTGCAGGGGTTGCCCAAAACCCCCGATTGGTCGGCGGCTTTGTGTGTTTCTTCCCTGGCCTAG
- a CDS encoding phospholipid carrier-dependent glycosyltransferase has translation MSSEPNPLAEDRDLGPEGDELSPASSEGVGGVGSGDPPAAAELATSSSASALVGIWPEGSRRWLLGGALAIFLVGLGLRLWRLAELPAPVFDEVYFPKFAQNYLDGEPLYDVHPPLGKYFIALSIQLFGRNEWGFRLATALCGSLIPLLLTGLAYRLTYHVGFALLSGALLLTDGVFLVESRFGLINVYLVAFGLAATILLLSGLERRGWQRAVHLTGSGILLGAAASVKWNGLWFAFMFALLGILVWAVVWLRPQWIPRLGILIQIRHLRWWHYAFCFVLAPLAFYAIQWIPHLQLNPQQGLALGWSWTGIQNYFRSLVLINQAVYSGHLHADLVVDENTPVHPYCSTSLRSLVAWFPALRPWLTTPLASAGAWSWPIMGRPVGYYFAAQGDLWRVVHGLGNPWLWWLGTGSILVLVWRGIRRFHGVEAFILIGYAANYLPWFIVSRCVFIYHYMSALAFSTLALAWLVLLGWQSYRRFWRGASITAVALVLASFLFFFPVWFGLPLSPGGFYARMWFRPTPVPLFCFSPQACERAPLRLPPIPGLNWI, from the coding sequence ATGAGTTCCGAACCCAACCCTCTTGCCGAAGATCGAGATCTAGGCCCGGAAGGAGATGAGCTGTCGCCAGCGTCTTCCGAGGGCGTTGGTGGAGTGGGATCCGGCGATCCTCCCGCTGCAGCAGAGCTCGCCACTTCCTCGTCCGCTTCTGCCTTGGTCGGGATTTGGCCGGAGGGATCCCGCCGCTGGCTGCTGGGGGGAGCGCTCGCCATCTTTCTGGTGGGCCTGGGGCTGCGCCTGTGGCGACTGGCCGAGTTGCCGGCGCCGGTGTTCGACGAGGTGTACTTTCCCAAGTTCGCCCAGAACTATCTCGACGGCGAGCCCCTCTACGACGTGCATCCGCCGCTGGGGAAGTACTTCATCGCCCTCAGTATCCAGCTTTTTGGCCGCAACGAGTGGGGCTTTCGCCTGGCCACCGCCTTGTGCGGATCCCTGATCCCGCTCTTGCTGACCGGCTTGGCCTACCGCCTCACCTATCACGTGGGCTTTGCCCTGTTGAGTGGGGCCCTGCTGCTCACGGACGGGGTGTTTCTGGTGGAGTCCCGCTTTGGCCTGATTAACGTGTACCTGGTGGCTTTTGGCCTGGCGGCCACCATTCTGCTGCTAAGCGGGCTGGAACGCCGCGGTTGGCAACGGGCCGTTCACCTGACCGGCTCGGGGATCCTCCTGGGGGCGGCGGCTTCCGTGAAGTGGAACGGCCTCTGGTTTGCCTTCATGTTTGCCCTGTTGGGGATCCTTGTTTGGGCGGTGGTCTGGCTGCGCCCGCAGTGGATCCCGCGTCTGGGCATTTTGATCCAAATCCGCCACCTGCGCTGGTGGCACTATGCCTTTTGCTTTGTCCTTGCGCCGCTGGCTTTCTACGCCATCCAGTGGATCCCCCACCTGCAGCTCAACCCGCAGCAGGGGCTAGCCCTGGGTTGGAGCTGGACTGGGATCCAGAATTACTTTCGCTCTCTAGTGCTCATCAATCAGGCGGTTTACAGCGGGCACCTGCATGCCGATCTCGTGGTGGACGAAAACACCCCCGTTCACCCCTACTGCTCCACCAGTTTGCGATCCCTGGTGGCCTGGTTCCCGGCGCTGCGCCCTTGGCTGACCACCCCCTTGGCCTCGGCAGGAGCCTGGTCTTGGCCGATTATGGGCCGCCCGGTGGGCTACTACTTCGCCGCGCAGGGCGACCTGTGGCGAGTGGTCCACGGCCTGGGCAATCCCTGGCTGTGGTGGCTGGGGACGGGATCCATCCTGGTGCTGGTCTGGCGGGGGATCCGCCGCTTCCATGGCGTGGAAGCCTTTATCTTAATTGGCTATGCGGCCAACTACCTGCCCTGGTTTATCGTCAGCCGCTGCGTTTTCATCTACCACTACATGAGCGCTCTGGCATTTAGCACCCTGGCCCTGGCCTGGCTGGTGCTGCTGGGCTGGCAGAGCTATCGCCGCTTCTGGCGCGGGGCGAGCATCACGGCAGTAGCCTTGGTTTTGGCGTCTTTTCTCTTCTTTTTCCCTGTTTGGTTTGGCCTTCCCCTCAGCCCCGGCGGATTTTATGCCCGCATGTGGTTCCGACCCACCCCTGTGCCCCTATTCTGCTTCAGTCCCCAAGCCTGCGAGCGGGCCCCCCTGCGCCTGCCGCCCATTCCCGGCTTGAACTGGATTTGA
- the rpmJ gene encoding 50S ribosomal protein L36 — MKVRPSVRRICEKCRVIRRHGRVMVICPANPKHKQRQG; from the coding sequence ATGAAGGTGCGGCCCTCCGTCCGTCGAATCTGCGAAAAGTGCCGAGTCATCCGCCGCCATGGCCGGGTGATGGTGATTTGCCCTGCCAACCCCAAGCACAAGCAGCGGCAGGGGTAG
- a CDS encoding DNA-directed RNA polymerase subunit alpha — MMQTSRTLHNLGSKAASSAAPYQTECVESHQEANGVHYGKFALGPLERGQGITVGNALRRVLLSNLEGTAVTAVRIAGVTHEFSTVPGVREDVMEILLNMKELVLRSNAPDTQVGRLVAQGPGEVTAEKLQLPSEVEVINPRHHIATLAEGAILEMEFMIGRGRGYRAVDYSDSKSMAIDFLQIDSVFMPVRKVNYTVEAARVGQSLEKDRLILEIWTNGSLTPQEALSQAARILVGLFSPLQEVSFDTPPEPRQAEDNQKNQIPIEELQLSVRAYNCLKRAQINTVADLLVYTEEDLLEIKNFGQKSAEEVVQALKNRLGLTLPRERSKT; from the coding sequence ATGATGCAGACCAGCCGAACCCTCCACAATCTGGGCAGCAAAGCCGCTTCTAGTGCTGCTCCCTACCAGACCGAGTGCGTCGAATCCCATCAGGAAGCCAATGGCGTTCACTACGGCAAATTTGCCCTGGGGCCACTGGAGCGGGGTCAAGGGATCACGGTGGGCAACGCCCTGCGGCGGGTGTTGCTCTCCAACCTAGAAGGGACGGCAGTAACCGCTGTACGCATTGCCGGGGTGACCCACGAGTTTTCCACGGTGCCGGGGGTGCGGGAAGACGTGATGGAGATCCTACTCAACATGAAGGAGCTGGTGCTGCGCTCCAACGCTCCCGACACGCAGGTGGGCCGTTTGGTGGCACAAGGGCCGGGAGAGGTGACCGCCGAGAAGCTGCAATTGCCCAGCGAGGTGGAAGTGATCAACCCCCGCCATCACATTGCCACCTTGGCGGAAGGGGCGATCCTGGAAATGGAGTTCATGATTGGCCGCGGACGTGGCTACCGTGCCGTCGATTACTCCGACAGCAAATCGATGGCCATCGACTTTCTCCAGATCGACTCCGTCTTCATGCCGGTGCGCAAAGTCAACTACACCGTTGAGGCGGCGCGGGTGGGACAATCTCTGGAAAAAGATCGCCTAATTTTGGAGATTTGGACCAACGGCAGCCTCACCCCCCAGGAGGCCCTCAGCCAGGCGGCTCGCATTTTGGTGGGCCTGTTCTCGCCGCTGCAGGAGGTCAGCTTCGACACCCCGCCAGAGCCCCGGCAAGCTGAGGATAACCAGAAGAACCAGATCCCCATCGAAGAGCTGCAGCTCTCGGTACGGGCTTACAACTGCCTGAAGCGCGCTCAAATCAATACGGTGGCGGATCTATTGGTTTATACCGAAGAGGATTTGCTGGAGATCAAAAACTTCGGCCAAAAATCCGCGGAAGAGGTGGTGCAAGCTTTGAAGAACCGCCTAGGCCTAACCTTGCCCCGCGAAAGGAGCAAGACGTAG
- a CDS encoding Gfo/Idh/MocA family protein: MARSCPRPANSPRRYPGQPVPVGVIGVGNMGQHHARVFSLMKDVQVVGVADINVERGLDVASRHRVHFYEDYRDLLPHVAAVAIAVPTVLHHEVGIACLEAGVHVLIEKPIAASIAEAESLVNRAADCNCILQVGHIERFSPVFQKLGQVLQSEEPLAFEAHRLSPYSDRASDVSVVFDLMIHDIDLLLELIPSPVTQITASGNRASKLGYLDYVTATLTFANGAIATLTASKVTHRKVRKIAVHCKNALVEADFLHNEISIYRQGSSSSDYGQVSYQRDCLIEKVHIEPIDKLHAELEHFINCVRGGSQPSVGGEQALKALKLASEVERIALDGCAWREAKPCRSFLS; the protein is encoded by the coding sequence ATGGCTCGATCCTGCCCGCGTCCTGCCAACTCTCCCCGCCGTTACCCCGGGCAGCCGGTGCCTGTGGGCGTCATTGGAGTCGGCAACATGGGCCAGCACCACGCCCGCGTCTTCAGCTTGATGAAGGATGTGCAGGTCGTAGGGGTAGCCGATATCAATGTGGAGCGGGGTTTGGATGTGGCCAGCCGCCACCGCGTTCACTTCTACGAGGATTACCGCGACCTGCTGCCCCACGTAGCGGCAGTAGCCATCGCCGTGCCGACGGTTTTGCACCACGAGGTGGGCATCGCCTGCCTGGAGGCGGGGGTCCATGTGCTGATCGAAAAGCCCATTGCCGCCAGCATCGCTGAGGCAGAATCCCTGGTGAACCGCGCTGCCGATTGCAATTGCATTTTGCAGGTGGGGCACATCGAGCGTTTCAGCCCCGTTTTTCAAAAGCTGGGCCAAGTTTTGCAAAGCGAAGAGCCGCTGGCCTTCGAGGCCCACCGCCTCAGCCCTTACTCTGACCGGGCCAGCGACGTGTCGGTGGTGTTCGACCTGATGATCCACGACATCGACCTGTTGCTGGAGCTGATCCCCTCCCCAGTAACCCAAATTACCGCCAGCGGCAACCGCGCCTCCAAGCTGGGCTACCTGGACTACGTCACTGCCACCCTCACCTTTGCCAACGGTGCCATCGCCACCCTCACGGCCAGCAAGGTTACCCATCGCAAGGTGCGCAAAATTGCCGTCCACTGCAAAAATGCCCTGGTGGAAGCCGATTTTTTGCACAACGAGATCTCCATCTATCGCCAGGGATCCAGCAGCAGCGACTACGGCCAGGTGTCCTACCAGCGGGACTGCCTCATCGAGAAGGTTCACATCGAACCCATTGACAAGCTCCACGCCGAGCTGGAGCACTTTATCAACTGTGTGCGGGGGGGCAGCCAGCCGTCGGTGGGCGGGGAGCAGGCCCTGAAGGCCTTGAAGTTGGCTTCCGAGGTGGAGCGGATCGCCTTAGATGGATGCGCCTGGAGGGAGGCCAAACCCTGCCGCAGCTTTTTGTCTTAG
- a CDS encoding carboxypeptidase-like regulatory domain-containing protein, with the protein MPFFFLTSLRRRVRLGSLALWCWLALTPGALAQAPATPLPRFTPLFPSHNRDQAGSQARLVGQVSNSLGQPVAGAQVQLEGLENLDQPIQTDEQGAFELNQAPAGRWMLTVWHPDYEIVQQEILLQAGLTTPVDVVLQVPIRPQPRRRLGVLGVGGLEHTQLLGQRLAMEAVRLGLIPNSEKVVPLDNRRLQPILRQVGWPIYELFEWDRRKPEAVGQFFDYLGLEAIVIARVDVLTRPASPTEVSLRSRSRLELWRFDEQGNLVAEVLAEASRDQVERGNLNAAELAQLYQIQVTQIAAEIGSRWQANHPLASYLELAPGEAPPPPSRLDTAVELVIPTPTPTP; encoded by the coding sequence ATGCCTTTCTTCTTCCTCACTTCGCTGCGGCGCAGGGTCCGCTTGGGCAGTCTGGCTCTCTGGTGCTGGCTGGCACTGACTCCAGGAGCGCTGGCCCAGGCGCCGGCCACCCCCCTTCCCCGTTTCACGCCGCTGTTTCCTTCTCATAACAGAGATCAAGCGGGATCCCAGGCGCGGCTGGTGGGCCAGGTGAGCAACAGCCTGGGTCAGCCGGTGGCCGGGGCGCAGGTGCAGTTGGAGGGCTTGGAGAACCTCGATCAGCCGATCCAAACGGACGAGCAGGGGGCGTTTGAGCTCAACCAGGCTCCTGCCGGACGTTGGATGTTGACCGTATGGCACCCCGACTACGAAATAGTGCAACAGGAGATCCTGCTGCAGGCGGGCCTGACCACCCCTGTAGATGTGGTTTTGCAGGTGCCCATCCGGCCCCAACCCCGGCGTCGCCTCGGCGTTTTGGGAGTGGGAGGACTGGAGCACACCCAGCTTTTAGGCCAGCGCCTGGCCATGGAGGCAGTGCGCCTGGGCCTGATCCCCAATAGCGAGAAGGTGGTGCCCCTGGACAACCGCCGCCTGCAGCCGATTCTGCGCCAGGTGGGCTGGCCGATCTACGAGCTGTTTGAGTGGGATCGCCGCAAGCCGGAAGCGGTAGGCCAGTTTTTCGATTACCTAGGCCTGGAGGCCATCGTCATCGCCCGCGTCGATGTCCTCACCCGCCCGGCCTCGCCCACGGAGGTGAGCCTGCGCTCCCGCAGCCGCCTAGAGCTGTGGCGGTTTGACGAGCAGGGCAACCTCGTGGCGGAGGTATTGGCGGAGGCCAGCCGCGACCAGGTGGAGCGGGGCAACCTCAACGCCGCTGAGCTGGCGCAGCTCTACCAAATCCAGGTCACCCAAATCGCCGCCGAAATCGGATCCCGCTGGCAAGCCAATCACCCCCTGGCCTCCTACCTAGAACTGGCCCCAGGCGAGGCCCCACCCCCGCCCTCGCGCCTGGATACAGCGGTGGAGCTGGTCATCCCCACCCCTACACCCACTCCCTAG
- a CDS encoding sulfite exporter TauE/SafE family protein: MGGEGEEGRGFVERQGRAIVVEEGLALAIGGLAAGILAGFLGIGGGTILVPLQVSLGIPPLQAVATSNFSILLTSLAGSIQNWRMGMLDPKRVILLGIPALFTAQVGAILASRLPGYLLLAAFGVLLLANIYLVELRKTVVAHAQALERPGVAAGGTDDAGELRDRPAAEGQMPRWLARTLTGGAAGLLAGLFGIGGGVILVPLQILLLRETLKVAIQTSLGAIVLTATAATLSHAGLGNWMANALGFGDGTIRQNVLWIPGLILGAGGLVGVQISTRTLPKLPDEIVGLLFRTFLAGLSLYVFWQAWQDYQALDNQ, from the coding sequence ATGGGTGGGGAGGGCGAGGAGGGCAGAGGCTTTGTGGAGAGGCAAGGTCGGGCAATCGTGGTAGAAGAGGGGTTGGCCTTAGCAATCGGCGGCCTAGCGGCAGGGATCCTGGCCGGTTTTTTGGGCATTGGCGGCGGGACGATCTTGGTGCCCTTGCAGGTGAGCTTGGGGATCCCGCCGCTGCAGGCGGTGGCCACCAGCAACTTTTCCATTCTCCTCACCTCCTTGGCCGGCAGCATCCAAAACTGGCGCATGGGGATGCTGGATCCCAAACGGGTAATTTTGCTGGGGATCCCGGCTCTGTTTACGGCGCAGGTTGGGGCGATCCTCGCCAGTCGCCTGCCCGGCTATCTGCTACTAGCGGCCTTTGGGGTGCTGTTGCTGGCGAACATTTACCTGGTGGAGCTGCGCAAAACCGTGGTCGCCCACGCCCAAGCGTTGGAGAGGCCAGGGGTTGCTGCCGGGGGGACGGACGACGCTGGAGAACTCCGCGACCGCCCTGCTGCCGAGGGGCAGATGCCGCGGTGGCTGGCCCGCACCCTCACCGGTGGCGCTGCCGGCTTGTTGGCGGGGCTTTTCGGCATCGGCGGTGGCGTCATCCTGGTGCCCCTGCAGATCCTGCTGTTGCGAGAAACCCTCAAGGTGGCCATCCAAACCAGCTTGGGGGCAATTGTTCTCACGGCAACTGCTGCTACCCTCAGCCATGCGGGCCTGGGCAACTGGATGGCGAACGCGCTCGGCTTTGGAGATGGCACCATCCGCCAGAATGTGCTCTGGATCCCGGGCCTGATCCTGGGTGCAGGTGGGTTGGTCGGCGTCCAGATCAGCACCCGCACCCTGCCCAAGCTGCCGGATGAGATCGTCGGCCTGCTTTTTCGAACCTTTCTCGCCGGGCTTTCCCTCTACGTTTTTTGGCAAGCCTGGCAGGACTACCAAGCCCTGGACAACCAGTAG
- the rpsK gene encoding 30S ribosomal protein S11 — MARQQRRGRKVKKNVPNGVAYIQSTFNNTIVTITDPNGDVVSWASAGSTGFKGAKKGTPFAAQMAAESAARQAMENGMRQIEVMVSGPGAGRETAIRALQATGLEITLIRDITPIPHNGCRPPKRRRV; from the coding sequence ATGGCTCGGCAGCAACGGCGCGGACGCAAGGTCAAGAAGAATGTCCCCAACGGTGTGGCCTACATTCAGTCCACCTTCAACAACACCATCGTCACCATCACGGATCCCAATGGCGACGTGGTGTCTTGGGCCTCCGCAGGTTCTACGGGGTTCAAGGGCGCCAAGAAAGGCACCCCCTTTGCAGCCCAAATGGCGGCAGAGAGCGCAGCGCGTCAGGCCATGGAGAACGGCATGCGCCAGATTGAGGTAATGGTGAGTGGCCCTGGCGCCGGTCGGGAAACCGCCATTCGCGCTCTGCAGGCCACTGGTCTAGAAATCACCCTGATTCGAGATATCACTCCCATTCCCCACAACGGCTGCCGTCCCCCCAAGCGGCGGCGCGTCTAA